A genomic window from Variovorax paradoxus includes:
- a CDS encoding GlxA family transcriptional regulator has translation MKLDVLALDGVFDTGLSTVLDVFTTANELAAMLQLDVAPFEVTVTGARKRVKTSQGLTVPVARALGAGSADWLIVPALGCKMPETLEPALLRPDVRDACAAIQERASKSANLAAACIGTFVLAESGVLDRQKATTTWWLATLFRQRYPAVQLEDSRMLVSSGNLVTAGAALSHVDMALWIVRQASPELATLVARYLIVDSRPSQSAYVISDHLSHSDPLVERFERWARGRLADGFSLDEAAQAAGASKRTLARRMQQVLGKSPLSYVQDLRVERAVHLLKTSDKSLEQIAGMVGYADGVTLRTLLRQRLGRGVREVRLEA, from the coding sequence ATGAAACTCGACGTACTCGCTCTCGATGGCGTGTTCGACACCGGCCTGTCCACGGTGCTCGACGTGTTCACCACTGCCAACGAACTCGCGGCCATGCTGCAGCTCGACGTGGCGCCATTCGAAGTCACGGTGACGGGCGCTCGCAAGCGGGTGAAAACTTCGCAGGGCCTCACCGTTCCGGTGGCTCGCGCGCTTGGCGCCGGCTCAGCGGATTGGCTGATCGTTCCCGCGCTCGGCTGCAAGATGCCCGAAACACTGGAGCCCGCCTTGCTTCGCCCGGACGTGCGCGACGCCTGCGCCGCAATTCAGGAGCGCGCAAGCAAAAGCGCCAACCTGGCCGCCGCCTGCATCGGCACCTTCGTGCTCGCCGAGTCGGGCGTGCTCGATCGCCAGAAGGCAACCACGACCTGGTGGCTGGCCACGTTGTTCCGCCAGCGCTACCCCGCCGTGCAGCTGGAAGACTCGCGCATGCTGGTCAGCTCCGGCAACCTGGTCACGGCCGGCGCGGCGCTGAGCCATGTCGACATGGCGCTGTGGATCGTGCGCCAGGCCAGCCCCGAACTCGCCACGCTGGTCGCGCGCTACCTGATCGTCGATTCGCGGCCGTCGCAGTCGGCCTACGTGATCTCCGACCACCTCTCGCATTCCGACCCGCTGGTGGAGCGCTTCGAGCGCTGGGCGCGCGGACGGCTGGCCGATGGCTTCTCGCTCGACGAGGCCGCGCAAGCCGCCGGCGCCAGCAAGCGCACGCTGGCCCGCCGCATGCAGCAGGTGCTGGGCAAGAGTCCACTTTCCTACGTGCAGGACCTGCGCGTGGAACGCGCGGTGCATCTGCTCAAGACCAGCGACAAGAGCCTCGAGCAGATCGCCGGCATGGTGGGCTACGCCGACGGAGTCACGCTGCGCACCCTGCTGCGCCAGCGCCTGGGCCGCGGCGTGCGCGAGGTGCGCCTAGAAGCCTGA